In the Enterococcus rotai genome, CAAGCCGCCTGATTTCTTAGAATCATAACTAAAATAAGCTTGAGCATATAAATCAGTGTTATCACCGATAATCTTGATTGCCTGTTTATTGGCACCAACTGTTCCGTCTGATCCAAAGCCCCAGAATTTTGCTTGGAATGTTGAATTAGGGGTTAAATCTAACACCTCGCCTTGCGGCAATGAGCGATAGGTCACATCGTCTACGATTCCGATCGTAAAACGTTGTTTCAATTCAGCAAATGGTAATAATAGATGATCATAGACCGCTTTGATTTGATTAGGTGTCACATCTTTTGAGCCTAATCCATAACGCCCACCAATTACGATCGGACGATTTTCATGTTGATATAACGCGCTTTGAACATCTAAAAGCAATGGTTCTCCGTCAGCTCCAGCTTCTTTTGTTCTATCCAGAACCGCAACTTTTTCCACTGTTTTTGGTAATTTTTCTAATAGATTTTCTGTTGGAAATGGACGATATAAATGGATATTAATTAAGCCAACTTTACGACCTTGCTCATTTAAATAATCCACCGTTTGTTGAATAACTGGTGAGGCTGATCCCATGGAAATAATGACTTCTGTTGCATCATCCGCACCATAATAGTCTGTAAGATCATAATTCGTACCACGTAATTCATTGATTTGATTCATATACTTTTGAACGATTCTTGGCATTGCTTCATAATTGGCATTCACTGTTTCTCTTTGTTGAAAATGAATATCTGGATTTTGAGCTGTTCCCGAAACTGTCGGATGATTTGGGTTCATCCCCCTTTTTCTAAAGCGGTCCACTGCATCTTGATCCAGCATTCCTTTTAAATCAGCGTAATCCAATACTTCGATTTTTTGTAATTCATGACTCGTTCTAAAGCCATCAAAGAAATTGACGAAAGGTAAGCTACCTTCGATACTAGCTAAATGTGCCACTGCGGAAAGATCCATCACTTCTTGTACACTGGATTCGGCCAACATACAAAAACCAGTTTGGCGAGTTGCCATAACATCCCCATGGTCCCCAAAAATACTCAAAGCACTTGTCGTGATCGCTCTTGCTGCTACATGGAAAACACCTGGTAAAAGTTCACCAGCTATTTTATACATATTAGGGATCATCAATAGCAAACCTTGTGAAGCTGTATAGGTTGTTGTTAGAGCACCTGTTTTTAATGAACCATGAACAACACCTGCAGCTCCAGCTTCTGATTGCATTTCAATGACTTGGACTTTTTGTCCATAGACATTTTTCAAGCCAGTTTCTGCCCATTCATCGACTAATTCTGCCATCGTAGAACTTGGTGTGATTGGATAAATCGCTGCTACTTCAGTAAAGGCATAGGAAATATACGCTGCGGCTGTATTTCCGTCCATTGTCTTCGTTTTTTTCATTTTTCTCACCTTTTATCTTTCCTCAAACTTTTGTTGTTACGGGCGTTTTCTTTTTTTCTCGTACATACTTGTCGATTTCTACAGCAGCAACTTTTCCAGCACCCATGGCTAAAATCACTGTTGCTGCACCTGTAACAATATCTCCGCCGGCAAAGACGCCGGGAATCGATGTTGCTCCCGTTTTTGGATCCGCCTCAATGTAACCCCATTTTGTTAATGTAAGTTCTGGGAAAGTGGATAATAAGACTTTATTGGACCCTTGACCGATTGCTTCGATCACTGTGTCAGCTTCGATAATAAACTCACTATTTTTGATTGGAACAGGGCGACGTCTTCCAGACTCATCTGGTTCACCAAGTTCCATTTTGACGCATTTCACACCAGTTAAATCACCGGTACCATTATTTATATATTCGATAGGGTTGGTCAACCAATGATACATAATATCTTCCTCAACAGAGTGGTGATATTCTTCAATACGTGCTGGCAGCTCCTCCAGTGATCTGCGGTAGACAATGCTGACATGTTCAGCACCTAAACGTTTAGCTGAGCGTGCGGCATCCATCGCTACATTCCCACCACCGATCACGACAACATTTTTCGATTGTTTCATCGGTGTATCATATTTGGGAAATTCATAGCTATGCATCAAATTGATCCGTGTTAAATATTCGCTAGAAGAATAGACGCCATTTAGCGCTGTACCCGGAATTCCCATAAAATTAGGTGCTCCTGCACCAACAGAAATATAACAAGCATCAAAATCGTTCATGATCTCATCCATCGTGATCGTTTTTCCAACGACAATATTTGTCTCGATCGTTACACCTAACGCTTCAATACTTTCAATCTCTTTTTTTACGATTCTTTTAGGTAATCTAAATTCTGGAATACCATACGTCAAGACACCGCCAGAATCATGTAGTGCTTCATAAACAATGACCTCATAGTTCATTTTGGCTAAATCTCCTGCAACCGTTAAGCCCGATGGACCAGAGCCGATCACAGCGATTCGCCCGATTTTTGGTTGATCACTTTGAACCTGTTTAGAAAAATCTTGGTTTTCTAAAGCCCAGTCAGCAACCAAACGTTCAAGTTTGCCAATTGCGACTGGTTCAAAATTTTTCGCCATCCCTAATTTACAAACTTGCTCACATTGTTTTTCCTGAGGGCAAACTCGACCGCAAATAGCTGGAAGATTTGTATATTTTCCTAATACATCAGCGGCTTCTTGCATATGACCTTCTTTGATTGCAAGGATAAATCCAGGAATATCGATCATCACAGGACAACTGGTGATACAAGGGGCATTTTTACATTGTAAACACCTAATTGCTTCTGCTTGTCCTTCTTCGATTGTATAGCCTAAACAAACTTCAGAGAAATTTGTTTTGCGAAGAGCAGGATCTTGTTCAGTAATGGGTGTTTTTGTTCTGCTTCTTCTAGCCATGATTTCCCACCTGCGCTTTTTGGTAATCTGTTAAACTATTTTCTTCCTCAGTCTTATATTGTTTCATACGACTGATAAACTCTTCCCAATTGACCTCAGTTCCTTTAAATTCTGGACCGTCAACACAAGCAAATTTAATACTTCCATCGATCGTTACCCGGCAACCACCACACATACCTGTTCCATCGATCATGATTGGGTTTAATGAAACGTAAATCGGTAATTCGTGATTTGTGGCAGTCATCGTACAAAATTTCATCATGATGCTAGGACCAATCGCCCAGCTACAATTGACTGTTTCTCTAGCAATCACTTGTTCCATTGCTTCAGTTACGAGTCCTTTCATACCAAGCGTGCCGTCATCTGTTGTAATGATCAACTCATCGGAATATTCACGACACTCGTCTTGAAGAATCACTAATTCTGCTGTTTTGGCACCAAGAATCGTAATAACTCGATTCCCCGCTTTTTTCAATTCTTTAACAATTGGAAAAATTGCAGCGATACCAACCCCACCGCCTACGATCATTACGGTCCCGTAATTTTTTATTTCGGTCGGCATGCCAAGTGGTCCTGTCAAATCTAAAATAGCATCGCCAACCTTTAGAGTACCAAGTTCAGCAGTTGTTTTACCGATTACTTGAAACACCAAACGAATACTGCCGCTAGAAGGGTCTGTATCTGCAATCGTCAAAGGAATCCGTTCGCCAACTTCATTGATACGGAGAATGACAAATTGCCCTGGTTGTGCTTTTGCTGCGATTCGAGGAGCTTCGATCCAAAAATCATATTCATTTTTGGAAATATGAACCTTTTTGGTTATCTTATACATATGGATTACCGTTAATGAATAGCCTCATTCATTTTTCCTTCTTTCATATGATATCTGCTTATCTCTATAACCCAGCCGTTAGTTCCTGAACGAATTTTTTTAATGCTTCAACATCTTCATCTTCTGCATTATTTTCAATTTCAACTGTTTCGGCAACTTTTTTTGCACCAGATTTTTCTAAAGCCGCTACAAAATCATGGGCTGATTTGCAGAACAAATCACCATACTCACGATCTCCAGAACCAACAACGCCAAAAATTTTTCCAGTTAAATCCTTTTCCTCCAAGTCATCATAGAAATCCTCAAATTCAAATGGCAATTCACCATCGCCATAAGTATAAGTAGCAAGCACGCAAGCATCTGCATCATCAAAAAAGTCAACATCTACTTCTGAACACTCTTCTCTTTCTACATCAAATCCCGCTTCTTGTACGGTACTTTCTATGATTTCTGAAATCTCCTCGGTGTTTCCTGTCATGCTCGCATAAATGATTTTAACCAATGCCATATTTACTCATCCTCTCAACTTTTTTACATAATATTTTAAAGTATAAAAAGATTGATTTGTAACCCTTTTCATTCTTCTCATACTTAATATCAATAAAACTACGCATCTGTCTTACCTGTTAAGGATCTCTTAATACAAATTACCTTTTTCACATATTAAAAAAATCGCTAAAACGCTTTCTTTTTTTAATTCAAAATCATGTAAAAACTTCACTTATACTATAACATAAACTACCACTTTAAAACAATATTTTTTAGGTAAAAAAAATAATTTTTAGCAAGTCGGTTTCATCCGTGCTAAAACAAGTTTTTTTCACGTCCCAACCAAAGAACTGCTTCCAAAACTGCACCACCTAACGCTCGTGCTTTATCTGATATCGTAAAGCAATCTACTTGGTCAATAGGACGAGGATCGACATCGCCACATTTTAGTCCCGTTTGACAGGATACTTGATCTGAAATCATCCCTCTCAGAACACCATCTAATGGTGATTGTACAGCTACTTTTCCAACATAAAAAAGTACTTCGCCTTTTTTTACGACATCACCGAGTTTTTTTATGTGTTTGACAGCTCCTGAGGCTGGCGAATGGATGACGCGTTCCGTACTCTTTCCACCAATTTCACCTGGTGTACCAGTATTCGGGATAGCACGCCCTTCAAAATACAAGCGTCCTAAATAATGTCCTCTCATCGTTTCAACTACAACATCAACCTCTTCTGATGCTGAAAAACCTGGTCCTAAAGCAATTGTTATCGGCGCCATTGTTCTGTTCGTTCCTAAATTTTTTTTAGCTAAAATTGCATCTACCAAAACGGTTGGTTGTAACTCAGATAATGAACTTGCTGTGGGATCAACCAGCATAGGGATCTGCCCGTCAGCCCAGATTGTAGAACATTCCGAGACATCAGCTACTAAAATGGCTTCTAGGTCTTCTACCTGCTGCTTTCCTTGGAAAATAGCCGTACACAAGGCCACAGTACGGCGGATTGCTAAAGGTTTGGCTGTTTCTAAAATGACGACTTTAAAACCGGCATGAACTAATTTTTGAATCACGCCTGTTGCCAAA is a window encoding:
- a CDS encoding sulfide/dihydroorotate dehydrogenase-like FAD/NAD-binding protein; amino-acid sequence: MYKITKKVHISKNEYDFWIEAPRIAAKAQPGQFVILRINEVGERIPLTIADTDPSSGSIRLVFQVIGKTTAELGTLKVGDAILDLTGPLGMPTEIKNYGTVMIVGGGVGIAAIFPIVKELKKAGNRVITILGAKTAELVILQDECREYSDELIITTDDGTLGMKGLVTEAMEQVIARETVNCSWAIGPSIMMKFCTMTATNHELPIYVSLNPIMIDGTGMCGGCRVTIDGSIKFACVDGPEFKGTEVNWEEFISRMKQYKTEEENSLTDYQKAQVGNHG
- the yqeB gene encoding selenium-dependent molybdenum cofactor biosynthesis protein YqeB translates to MGKIKQSISETIIAVRGGGDLATGVIQKLVHAGFKVVILETAKPLAIRRTVALCTAIFQGKQQVEDLEAILVADVSECSTIWADGQIPMLVDPTASSLSELQPTVLVDAILAKKNLGTNRTMAPITIALGPGFSASEEVDVVVETMRGHYLGRLYFEGRAIPNTGTPGEIGGKSTERVIHSPASGAVKHIKKLGDVVKKGEVLFYVGKVAVQSPLDGVLRGMISDQVSCQTGLKCGDVDPRPIDQVDCFTISDKARALGGAVLEAVLWLGREKNLF
- a CDS encoding flavodoxin, coding for MALVKIIYASMTGNTEEISEIIESTVQEAGFDVEREECSEVDVDFFDDADACVLATYTYGDGELPFEFEDFYDDLEEKDLTGKIFGVVGSGDREYGDLFCKSAHDFVAALEKSGAKKVAETVEIENNAEDEDVEALKKFVQELTAGL
- the gltA gene encoding NADPH-dependent glutamate synthase yields the protein MARRSRTKTPITEQDPALRKTNFSEVCLGYTIEEGQAEAIRCLQCKNAPCITSCPVMIDIPGFILAIKEGHMQEAADVLGKYTNLPAICGRVCPQEKQCEQVCKLGMAKNFEPVAIGKLERLVADWALENQDFSKQVQSDQPKIGRIAVIGSGPSGLTVAGDLAKMNYEVIVYEALHDSGGVLTYGIPEFRLPKRIVKKEIESIEALGVTIETNIVVGKTITMDEIMNDFDACYISVGAGAPNFMGIPGTALNGVYSSSEYLTRINLMHSYEFPKYDTPMKQSKNVVVIGGGNVAMDAARSAKRLGAEHVSIVYRRSLEELPARIEEYHHSVEEDIMYHWLTNPIEYINNGTGDLTGVKCVKMELGEPDESGRRRPVPIKNSEFIIEADTVIEAIGQGSNKVLLSTFPELTLTKWGYIEADPKTGATSIPGVFAGGDIVTGAATVILAMGAGKVAAVEIDKYVREKKKTPVTTKV